TAGCCGCCGGCGATCCAGGAATCTCCTCCTCCGCGCAACTCGAGCGGGAGGTTGCCCCAGCTGTCCCCCCCGGGCTCGCCTGGGCGAGCGATGGTGTAAGTCCGCCATACTTCTTCCCCCGTCTCCGCGTCGTGCGCGGTGACGAAGCAGCTCTCGGCGGTGAAGCGTGTGCAGCCGTTGATCCCGTCCACGACCAGTCCTTCGATCACGAGCGGTCCGGCCGCATTCGTGAAACCGAGGCGCGAGTCCGCGACATCCGTGTCCCAGGCGACCTCACCGGTGTGGGCGTCCAGCGCCACGATGTTCGCGTCCCCCGTTGCCAGATAAATCCGCTCGCCATACAACGCGATGTTGCGGATGTGGCTCGCGCCCCCGGGTGAGTCCTCCGCGTAGGCGCGCCGGTACTCCCAGAGGATCTCGCCGGTCGCGGCGTCGAGAGCCTGGACGATGTCACGCGGGTTCGGAAGGAACATGATCCCGTCGAAGACGAGCGGTGCCCCCTGGTTGCTTCCCTCCTCCATGGCCCAGGACCAAGCGAGCTGGAGGCCGCCGACGTTCTCGCGGGTGATCTGGTCGAGGGGCGAAAATCCCCAGTTGTCGTAAGTGCGTCGGTACATCGGCCAGTCGGCCGGGTCGGGATTGAGGAGTGCGGCTTCCGTCGCCGGCGCCATCGCGGCGCGCGTGTAAGTGGCGGTGACGGTGGCCGGGGGGGCCGCGCCGAAGCCGTCCCCTGCGGCCCCACCCCCCCCGCCTCCCCGCCCACCCCCCGCCGGTGCAGGGGGGCCTCCAGCTTGGGGGGCGCCCTGGGGAGGAGCGGCCGGCTGCGTCGCCGCGACGGGCGGAGCCGCGGCCGGCGGCTGGGCCGCGGGAGGAGCGGCCCTCGGCGCGAGGGAGATCCCCGCGAGCGGGGCCCCCGGCGTAAGGGCCGTATTCCCGGAGAGGAGCCCGTTCACGTTCAGGATGTGGGCCACGATGTCGGTCTTCGCCTCGGGGGAGATGCCGTTCGGGTTCCCCGGGGGCATCGTGAGCCGGATGCGGTCGTAAAGCTCCGCGGCGCTCCGGCTCGCCCAGTTGGACCGAAAGTCGGGACCCGCGAGGGCAACCGCCTCACCGATGCCCTGGAGATTGGGCTGGTGACAGGCGGCGCACGCCTGCGCATACGACTGCGCGCCGCGGCCCACCTGCATGGCGAGGGCTCCGCTCACGGGCTGCTGGGCCCGCGCTTCGGTGGGGATCGTCGCGACGAGGACGCCCAGAACGGTGACCAATCGTGTCAGTGTCAATTCTCCTCCCCCCGTGAAAAAAACCATCCCCGGATCGCCCCATCCGGGTTCGTTTCCGTGTAGACCTGGAGATAGAGATGCCCCAGCGCGAGAGCCTGGACCTGCTCTTCGGTGAGTTGGACGCGCCCCTCGATCCGCCCCTCTGTGGAGCCCGAGACGACGAGCGTGTGAAAGGCCGGGCCCCGGAATCCAGGGCCACCCTGGTGGAGGTCGGCTCGCGACACGGAAGACGCGAGGCCTTCGAAGGTACCCGCAATCTGGAGGATGCCTCCCTCGAGCGTCGCGGTCGCCTCTCCCACCCCACGCGTGCGGCGTGCCCCCCCCGCATCCACGGGGACGAGCGAGAGGTGCGCGTGGTACGCGGCCCTCATCTGGGCGCCGAGCGCCGGAGGGAGCATCGCCCCTCCCGCGAGGGTGATCACGAGGGCCGAGGCCCCGAGGGTCAGGCGTGCGAACATCGTCTCTCGAAGTCGGTGGGGGTGGACCCGCGATCGGCGACGCCACAGAATATTGGTTATAACCCGTACGAGACAGAGGATCCTTTCCTCCCCCTTCAGACGCGGCGCACCGTGCCCATGGCGAATTCCACGAGACCTCGTTCGCCGCGAGACATTGTACTCGCTTTCTTCTGTCTTGCGGCCCTCCTCCTCGCCCCTGCGGGGGCGGCTTCGCTCCAGGAGATCCGCACCCAGGCCGAAAGCTCGGGCTTCACCGTATACACGGCTTACGACAGCATGATGGTCTACCTGGGACGCGTGCAGGCGGGGAGCCCGGATATGCGGCTCGGGATCTACGGAGAGACCCATCAGGGACGGGCCCTTCCCTACGCGGTCTTTTCGCGCGCCGCGGTCACCGACCCCGAAGACGCGTGGAGGCTGGGCCGCCCCATCCTCGTGCTCGCCGCCGGAATCCACGGAGGCGAGCGCACGCTTCGAGAGTCCGTCCTGATCCTCGTGCGCGAGTTGGCGACGCCGGGCACACCGATGAACGCGACGCTCGACGAGCTCACGATCCTCGTCGTGCCGCAGATCAATCCCGACGGCTCCTCCGCGCAGACGCCCCAGCGCGGCAATCTCTGGGGCATAGACCTGAACCGGGACTTCATGAAGCTCGAGCAGCCCGAGATCCAGGGCTACGTGGAAAACGTGATCCTCCGCTGGTCCCCGCACCTCTTCATAGATGGCCACAACGGGGGATCCTTTCCCTACAACATCAACTACCAGTGCCCCTCGCATCCCGCCGCCGATCCGCGGATCACGGCGCTCTGCGACGATCTGATCTTCCCGGCCATTGACGGCGCCCTCGAGGCGGATGGGTACCGCTCCTGGTATTACACGGGCGGCAACGAAACCCGGTGGGAGGTCGGGGGACACGACCCCAGAATCGGCCGCAACTACGGCGGCCTCGCGAACACGGTCGCGATCCTCTTCGAGTCTCCCGGGAGCCAGGTGATGGAGGTCGGGGCTCGAAGCGGCCTCCTCGCGTACCAGACCGTGATCGCTTGGGCGCGGGACAACCCCGAGCTCCTCATGCGGACAGTGAACGACGCTCGCCGCGAGACGGTCGCCCTCG
This DNA window, taken from Gemmatimonadota bacterium, encodes the following:
- a CDS encoding PQQ-binding-like beta-propeller repeat protein, giving the protein MTLTRLVTVLGVLVATIPTEARAQQPVSGALAMQVGRGAQSYAQACAACHQPNLQGIGEAVALAGPDFRSNWASRSAAELYDRIRLTMPPGNPNGISPEAKTDIVAHILNVNGLLSGNTALTPGAPLAGISLAPRAAPPAAQPPAAAPPVAATQPAAPPQGAPQAGGPPAPAGGGRGGGGGGAAGDGFGAAPPATVTATYTRAAMAPATEAALLNPDPADWPMYRRTYDNWGFSPLDQITRENVGGLQLAWSWAMEEGSNQGAPLVFDGIMFLPNPRDIVQALDAATGEILWEYRRAYAEDSPGGASHIRNIALYGERIYLATGDANIVALDAHTGEVAWDTDVADSRLGFTNAAGPLVIEGLVVDGINGCTRFTAESCFVTAHDAETGEEVWRTYTIARPGEPGGDSWGNLPLELRGGGDSWIAGGYDPELGLIYWPVSNAKPWVPASRGLTVDHNVLYTNSHLALDPGTGELQWYRQYVPGEALDLDEAFEPVLVDVGGRRTMLAMGKHGILWKTDRETGAHIDLMEALPQNAFEHLDRATGEVRYREDIVNARVGDWISVCPGTAGGKNWHPMSYTPESGLIVVPMSQTCMEIRGQAVNLAEGGGSVGAARQWFEMPWVGGKIGRLAAFDVETMEEAWAIEQRASFITGVLTTAGGTAFAGDLDRGFHAYDVETGETLWETRLPTSAQGSVISYSADGRQYIAVTAGVGGTSPRQVPSYVSQDVRHPSGGNTLLVFALPER
- a CDS encoding CHRD domain-containing protein — encoded protein: MFARLTLGASALVITLAGGAMLPPALGAQMRAAYHAHLSLVPVDAGGARRTRGVGEATATLEGGILQIAGTFEGLASSVSRADLHQGGPGFRGPAFHTLVVSGSTEGRIEGRVQLTEEQVQALALGHLYLQVYTETNPDGAIRGWFFSRGEEN
- a CDS encoding M14 family zinc carboxypeptidase, with translation MANSTRPRSPRDIVLAFFCLAALLLAPAGAASLQEIRTQAESSGFTVYTAYDSMMVYLGRVQAGSPDMRLGIYGETHQGRALPYAVFSRAAVTDPEDAWRLGRPILVLAAGIHGGERTLRESVLILVRELATPGTPMNATLDELTILVVPQINPDGSSAQTPQRGNLWGIDLNRDFMKLEQPEIQGYVENVILRWSPHLFIDGHNGGSFPYNINYQCPSHPAADPRITALCDDLIFPAIDGALEADGYRSWYYTGGNETRWEVGGHDPRIGRNYGGLANTVAILFESPGSQVMEVGARSGLLAYQTVIAWARDNPELLMRTVNDARRETVALGSAPSGEVPIEVEYAPEDRRVEYLIGVGSGQDREIVAVQSDSLMKRPVVTLSRPRPWAYILPRDAENAVELLLRHDIQVERLRAATEVTVSAYTIGDFSYESAYNHQAALKLDVEETVTLTTTLPPGSYVVRTGQVQGRVAAHLLEAETRDGVVYWNRMDAWIPKAEIQAFREGRGEAPILPIFKLMRPTALPTELIP